From Microaerobacter geothermalis, one genomic window encodes:
- a CDS encoding (S)-benzoin forming benzil reductase — translation MNHIIITGASRGLGEAITRKLLVPENHLFCISRKKNEELITKANKNEVSLDYYEFDLGSLENIENVMNNIFQKLDDTKVHSIALVNNAGVVKPIKPLEKCESDEIINNINVNLLAPMLLTSLFIRYTEGFKVDKRVINISSGAGKKPYYGWSCYCTSKAGLDLFTRCVGVEQQNKDYPVKILSIAPGIVDTDMQKDIRASNKEDFVDLKRFISYKEEGMLMSPEFVAEKIVRFLEEDFEQGGVIDIRDLQ, via the coding sequence ATGAATCATATCATCATCACAGGTGCATCCAGAGGATTGGGAGAGGCTATAACAAGAAAGTTACTGGTTCCTGAAAATCACTTGTTTTGCATTTCCAGAAAGAAAAATGAGGAGTTAATAACTAAAGCCAATAAAAACGAGGTTTCCTTAGATTATTATGAGTTTGACCTCGGCTCCTTAGAAAATATAGAGAATGTAATGAACAATATTTTTCAAAAACTGGATGATACTAAGGTTCACTCTATTGCTTTAGTGAATAATGCCGGGGTTGTTAAGCCTATAAAACCGCTTGAGAAGTGTGAAAGTGATGAAATTATCAATAATATAAACGTGAACTTATTGGCACCAATGCTGCTCACTTCTTTGTTTATTAGATATACGGAAGGGTTTAAAGTAGACAAGAGAGTTATAAATATCTCATCTGGAGCCGGAAAAAAGCCATATTATGGTTGGAGCTGTTACTGCACTTCGAAGGCAGGATTAGACTTGTTTACCCGATGTGTGGGTGTTGAACAGCAAAATAAAGATTATCCGGTAAAAATCTTGTCGATTGCACCTGGAATAGTAGATACGGATATGCAGAAAGATATTCGGGCATCAAATAAGGAAGATTTCGTGGATCTAAAACGTTTTATTTCCTACAAAGAAGAAGGGATGCTAATGTCACCTGAGTTTGTGGCTGAAAAAATTGTTCGGTTTTTAGAAGAGGATTTTGAACAGGGTGGAGTCATTGATATACGGGATCTACAATAA